A window of the Trichoderma asperellum chromosome 4, complete sequence genome harbors these coding sequences:
- the TOM70 gene encoding TOM (translocase of outer membrane) complex component (BUSCO:EOG092D1HB6~TransMembrane:1 (i38-59o)), with protein sequence MSNPLPSMPPGRPAAVAVDANSSSTWDRISSWVSENKAVVYTIAGVAVVVTGAGVVYYLNSDSKSDASPKLSKKERRKRKEAERKAADSKATQSKAATVEPESELPEINETTVLQLSPEVREQYAARLKQAGNKAYGDKAYNKAIDLYSQAILCKPDAVFYSNRAACYSAMSEWEKVVEDTTAAISMDPDYIKAINRRATAYEHLKMYSEALLDFTASCIIDNFKSESTAQAVERLLKVFAEHKAKEVMASRPAKLPSPIFVGNYLQSFRQKPRPAALDDSIELSLDTGLGQLQLGFQGLEQKTAEGYEEARQAFEKAIELGDLGEHEALAYNLRGTIRTLLGNHAAATEDFDRSIELDPKMTQSYIKRASISLELGEPDKADAEFEKALEQDNDDPDVYYHRAQAHFIKGDLASAQKDYQKSIDLDKDFIFSHIQLGVTQYKMGSIASSMATFRRCIKNFPKVPDVYNYYGELLLDQGNFPEAIEKFDTAMEMEKQSKPMSMNVLPLINKALALFQSSADFKEAEKLCQKALIIDPECDIAVATMAQLLLQQNKVTEALKYFERAAELARTEGEIVNALSYAEATRTQVKVTEKYPKLAEKLAGGPGGPGGLRMP encoded by the exons ATGTCTAACCCGCTGCCGTCAATGCCTCCGGGCCGCCCCGCCGCCGTCGCTGTCGACGCGAATTCGTCCTCGACCTGGGACCGGATATCGTCGTGGGTGTCGGAGAATAAGGCGGTTGTCTATACCATTGCTGGCGTGGCCGTTGTTGTCACTGGCGCTGGCGTTGTCTACTATCTGAATTCCGATTCG AAGTCCGATGCATCACCAAAGCTCagcaagaaggagaggaggaagcgcaAAGAGGCCGAGCGCAAAGCCGCCGACTCTAAAGCTACCCAGTCCAAAGCCGCCACCGTCGAGCCCGAATCCGAGCTGCCAGAAATCAACGAGACCACTGTTCTACAGCTGAGCCCCGAGGTGCGAGAGCAGTATGCCGCTCGACTGAAGCAGGCTGGCAACAAGGCCTACGGAGATAAGGCATACAACAAGGCCATCGACCTCTACTCCCAGGCTATTCTGTGCAAACCAGATGCCGTCTTCTACTCCAACAGAGCCGCCTGCTACAGCGCCATGAGCGAATGGGAAAAGGTTGTCGAAGATACCACTGCTGCCATCAGCATGGACCCCGATTacattaaagctattaaccGCCGTGCCACTGCCTACGAGCACCTAAAGATGTACTCCGAGGCTCTTCTCGATTTCACAGCCTCTTGCATCATCGATAACTTCAAGAGCGAGTCGACTGCTCAAGCTGTTGAGAGACTGCTAAAGGTCTTCGCCGAGCATAAGGCCAAGGAGGTCATGGCATCCAGGCCCGCCAAGCTCCCCAGCCCCATCTTCGTCGGTAACTACCTCCAGAGCTTCCGCCAGAAGCCCCGCCCTGCCGCTCTTGACGACTCAATCGAGCTCTCTCTGGATACCGGTTTGggacagctgcagctcggtTTCCAGGGACTCGAGCAGAAGACAGCCGAGGGATACGAGGAGGCCAGACAGGCGTTCGAGAAGGCCATTGAGCTTGGCGATCTCGGCGAGCACGAGGCTCTCGCTTACAACCTGCGGGGTACTATTCGAACCCTCCTTGGCAACCACGCCGCGGCGACGGAGGATTTCGACAGGAGTATCGAACTCGACCCAAAGATGACCCAGAGCTACATCAAGCGAGCTAGCATTAGCTTGGAGCTCGGTGAGCCTGACAAGGCCGACGCCGAGTTCGAAAAGGCCCTCGAGCAGGATAATGACGACCCCGATGTCTACTACCACCGTGCCCAGGCTCACTTCATCAAGGGCGATCTCGCAAGCGCACAGAAGGACTACCAGAAGTCGATTGACTTGGACAAggacttcatcttctcccacATCCAGCTGGGTGTTACCCAGTACAAGATGGGCTCCATCGCGTCGTCCATGGCCACCTTCCGACGATGCATCAAGAACTTCCCCAAGGTCCCCGACGTTTACAACTACTatggcgagctgctgctagacCAGGGCAACTTCCCCGAGGCCATTGAAAAGTTTGATACCGCTATGGAAATGGAGAAGCAGTCTAAGCCCATGTCTATGAACGTTTTGCCCCTGATCAACAAGGCTCTCGCCCTCTTCCAGTCATCAGCTGACTTTaaggaggcagagaagctctGCCAGAAGGCTCTCATCA TTGACCCTGAGTGTGATATTGCTGTGGCCACCATGGCTCagcttctgctgcagcagaacAAGGTTACCGAGGCGCTCAAGTACTTTGAGCGTGCGGCAGAGCTCGCCCGAACCGAGGGTGAGATTGTCAACGCCTTGTCCTACGCCGAGGCTACACGAACCCAAGTCAAGGTCACGGAGAAATACCCCAAGCTGGCGGAGAAGCTCGCAGGTGGTCCAGGTGGCCCTGGCGGACTGCGCATGCCTTAA